One stretch of Papaver somniferum cultivar HN1 unplaced genomic scaffold, ASM357369v1 unplaced-scaffold_154, whole genome shotgun sequence DNA includes these proteins:
- the LOC113336721 gene encoding protein NDR1-like yields the protein MGSCVEDCVDDCCKNCISGTLMLLMMGSVLIWLGPSQPKCSIEKLYIPALDKASNDPQTMNTTTISFHVAFWNNMDYRELYCNNTNVTFYYGANLSSPIGSTSIPEVAIKEKEVAYVGEVIQTRGVPWEDVRRKVSNGSTAVFRVELDTQFRASSNIRHLLPEFIAYFLPLSKRHGMGIGANINVNDHGKSVVKLDWLSSKAAPVHVTDCVRVSIIAVVVLVLPILL from the coding sequence ATGGGTTCGTGTGTAGAAGATTGTGTAGATGATTGTTGTAAAAATTGCATCTCTGGGACTCTCATGCTGTTGATGATGGGTAGCGTTCTCATCTGGTTAGGTCCATCCCAACCCAAATGCTCTATCGAGAAATTATACATTCCTGCGCTTGACAAAGCTTCAAACGACCCCCAAACCATGAACACCACAACTATATCATTTCATGTGGCATTCTGGAACAATATGGATTACAGGGAGCTTTACTGTAATAACACTAACGTGACGTTTTATTACGGTGCTAACTTAAGTTCACCTATAGGAAGTACTTCCATACCTGAAGTGGCGATCAAGGAAAAGGAGGTTGCTTATGTGGGTGAGGTTATTCAGACTCGAGGGGTACCTTGGGAGGATGTTAGAAGGAAGGTTTCAAATGGGAGTACTGCAGTGTTTCGGGTGGAGTTAGACACGCAGTTCAGGGCTTCATCTAATATTCGGCATCTGCTTCCTGAGTTTATTGCATATTTTCTTCCATTGTCAAAAAGACATGGGATGGGAATAGGAGCTAATATAAACGTAAATGATCATGGAAAGTCTGTTGTGAAACTTGACTGGCTATCATCTAAGGCTGCTCCGGTGCATGTTACCGACTGTGTTCGCGTGAGTATTATTGCAGTAGTGGTTCTTGTTTTACCTATTTTGCTTTGA